The following are encoded in a window of Mycolicibacterium tusciae JS617 genomic DNA:
- a CDS encoding acyl-CoA dehydrogenase family protein: MQRVHYDDDHHAFGSLAGEFAVKEVAPHVADWEADGIVPREVFAKAGAIGLLGFAADERFGGVGARDFRYNQILIEAFMDADCGAVGLSFAVHNDICLPYLTDLTTDEQQDRWLAGFVNGELIAAIGMTEPGAGSDLAGIRTSAIDAGDHFLVNGAKTFITNGQNADLVITAVRTSGDRHSGLTLVVLERGMSGFERGRNLDKLGLHCQDTSELIFTDIKVPKANVLGEVGCGFHYMMGNLPQERMQIAVGSLGRARAALRWTVDYVRERTAFGKPIGALQNTRFTLADVATEVSVAEAFIDRCVIELNAGRLTPADAAKAKLWATEMEFRCLDACQQLFGGYGYMREYPIARSAVDARVTRVYGGTSEIMREIIGRSLDLATQHGTTS, encoded by the coding sequence ATGCAACGGGTGCACTACGACGACGACCATCACGCGTTCGGAAGCCTCGCCGGTGAATTCGCGGTCAAGGAAGTTGCCCCGCATGTCGCTGACTGGGAGGCAGACGGGATCGTCCCACGCGAGGTCTTCGCCAAGGCCGGCGCGATCGGACTGTTGGGCTTCGCGGCCGACGAGCGCTTCGGCGGAGTCGGGGCGCGTGACTTCCGCTATAACCAAATCCTGATCGAAGCTTTCATGGACGCCGACTGCGGCGCGGTCGGGCTGAGCTTCGCGGTCCACAATGACATCTGCCTGCCCTACCTGACCGACCTCACCACTGATGAACAGCAAGACCGTTGGTTGGCCGGGTTCGTCAACGGCGAGCTGATCGCGGCCATCGGCATGACCGAACCGGGCGCGGGATCCGATCTAGCGGGCATTCGCACGTCTGCCATCGATGCCGGCGACCACTTCCTCGTCAACGGCGCCAAGACCTTTATCACCAACGGACAGAACGCCGACCTCGTCATCACTGCGGTGCGCACCTCCGGCGACCGTCACAGTGGGCTTACGCTCGTGGTCCTCGAACGAGGCATGTCGGGCTTCGAACGCGGTCGCAATCTGGACAAACTCGGGCTGCACTGCCAGGACACGTCCGAGTTGATCTTCACGGACATCAAGGTGCCGAAGGCCAACGTGCTCGGTGAGGTGGGCTGCGGGTTCCATTACATGATGGGCAACCTTCCCCAGGAACGCATGCAGATTGCGGTCGGCAGCCTCGGGCGGGCCCGCGCCGCACTGCGCTGGACCGTCGACTATGTGCGAGAACGCACCGCTTTCGGCAAACCCATTGGCGCCCTGCAAAATACCCGGTTCACGCTTGCAGACGTGGCGACGGAAGTGTCGGTGGCCGAAGCCTTCATCGACCGTTGCGTAATCGAACTGAATGCCGGCCGTCTCACACCTGCCGATGCCGCCAAAGCAAAGCTGTGGGCCACCGAGATGGAATTCCGCTGCCTGGACGCCTGCCAACAGTTATTCGGCGGTTACGGCTATATGCGAGAATACCCAATCGCGCGATCGGCCGTCGACGCTCGGGTCACCCGGGTGTATGGCGGCACCTCCGAAATCATGCGTGAAATCATCGGCCGTTCCCTGGATCTCGCGACGCAACACGGAACGACCTCATGA
- a CDS encoding acyl-CoA synthetase, with amino-acid sequence MNVRSHSLGDIPRRSARRNPHKIAIIDGDVTLTFAEFDELTDRAAAALQDNGFAPGDRVALLARNCWQYAVLAFATARAGTVLVPINFMLTAEEIRFILGHSRVRGFIVAHDLVATAEQAMGNDAAVATKVALTPAGQHPPAGWDDFAQWLASTTPAPDLEIADDQMLRLMYTSGTESRPKGVMHSSRSLISNYVSTIVAGSMSSDDVEIHSMPLYHCAQLDNFLATDIYLGATSIILPRPDPEAVLRGIEQHQVTNYFAPPTIWISLLRSPLFDQVDLSTLRKGYYGASAMPTEILHEIRERLPELQLWNFYGQTEMAPLASALGPTEQQDHAGAAGRPAVNVETVILDDTNTQVSPGTVGEIAHRGPHLMLGYLDDPEKTAEAFLGGWFHSGDLGYYDEHGLLHVVDRKKDMIKTGGENVASREVEEALYQHPGVQEVAVFGLPHSTWVETVVSAVITRAGVVLDEDELIGHCRARLAGFKTPKQVFFVESLPKNPSGKLLKRELRLRFAGHEISH; translated from the coding sequence ATGAATGTGCGCAGTCACAGCCTCGGTGACATCCCGCGTCGCTCGGCCCGCAGGAATCCGCATAAGATCGCCATCATCGATGGCGACGTCACCCTGACGTTCGCCGAATTCGATGAACTCACCGATCGCGCTGCTGCAGCCTTGCAAGACAACGGTTTCGCACCGGGCGATCGGGTCGCTCTGCTGGCACGCAACTGTTGGCAGTACGCAGTCCTCGCATTCGCCACCGCGCGGGCAGGCACCGTGCTGGTGCCGATCAACTTCATGCTCACTGCCGAGGAGATCCGATTCATTCTCGGCCACAGCCGCGTTCGCGGGTTCATCGTCGCGCACGACCTTGTCGCCACCGCCGAGCAGGCGATGGGGAACGACGCCGCGGTGGCCACCAAGGTGGCGCTGACGCCGGCTGGGCAACATCCGCCGGCCGGCTGGGACGACTTCGCGCAGTGGCTCGCCTCCACCACACCCGCGCCAGACCTTGAGATCGCCGACGATCAAATGCTGCGACTGATGTACACCAGCGGGACGGAGTCTCGCCCCAAGGGGGTCATGCACTCCAGTCGGAGCCTGATCTCGAACTACGTCAGCACCATTGTCGCCGGATCGATGTCTTCCGATGATGTCGAAATCCACTCGATGCCGCTCTACCACTGTGCGCAACTCGACAACTTCCTGGCCACCGACATCTATCTCGGCGCCACGAGCATCATCCTCCCCCGTCCCGATCCCGAGGCGGTTCTTCGCGGTATCGAGCAGCATCAGGTGACGAATTACTTTGCACCACCGACGATATGGATTTCCCTGTTGCGCTCACCGCTGTTCGACCAGGTCGATCTGAGCACGCTGCGAAAGGGATACTACGGCGCGTCGGCGATGCCGACAGAGATCCTGCACGAGATCCGCGAGCGGCTCCCGGAACTGCAGTTGTGGAACTTCTACGGACAAACCGAGATGGCACCGCTGGCCAGCGCTCTGGGTCCGACGGAGCAGCAGGATCACGCCGGCGCAGCCGGTCGCCCGGCCGTCAACGTCGAGACGGTCATCCTCGACGACACCAACACTCAAGTTTCACCCGGCACCGTCGGCGAGATTGCCCACCGCGGCCCGCACTTGATGTTGGGCTACCTCGACGATCCGGAGAAGACCGCAGAGGCCTTCCTCGGAGGCTGGTTCCACTCTGGAGACCTCGGCTACTACGACGAACACGGCCTATTGCACGTCGTCGACCGCAAGAAGGACATGATCAAGACCGGCGGTGAGAACGTCGCTAGCCGCGAGGTCGAGGAGGCGCTATACCAACACCCGGGCGTGCAGGAGGTCGCGGTGTTCGGTCTGCCCCACTCGACTTGGGTCGAAACGGTGGTCTCCGCCGTGATCACGCGTGCGGGCGTGGTGCTCGACGAAGATGAACTGATCGGCCACTGCCGTGCTCGCCTGGCTGGATTCAAGACGCCCAAGCAGGTGTTCTTCGTCGAGTCGCTGCCCAAAAACCCCAGCGGCAAGCTGCTGAAGCGCGAACTGCGGCTGCGTTTCGCCGGACACGAGATCTCCCACTAG